The genomic interval AAGAGGCCTTTTTATTTGCTGTTTTAAAAATCAGTTTCAACTATTATTAGATAAGTTGATTTCGTGTATACTTGTTACAAGCAAATTAAAGTTGGAGTTGTATTAAAGATGACAATTGGAGAAATTGCAAAACTAGCTGGTGTTGCAAAAAGTACAGTTTCGCGGTATTTGAATGGCGGATCTGTTGGTGAACGTACAAAAATAAAAATTGAGCGTGTTATTAAAGAGACTGGATATGTTCCTAATACATTTGCTCGTAGCTTAAAAGCGAAGAAGACGAATATTATTGGCACAATTGTTCCTAGGCTTAATTCTTATGCAACATCTCAAACATTAATCGGAATTGATGAGCAACTAAGAGAACAGAATTATCAGTTACTCATATCAAATACTAGTCAAGATATTAAACGCGAAATTGAAAGTATCTATACATTAGCAAATCAAAAAATTGCAGGAATCATTCTGTTGGCGACACGATTAACAGATGAGCACTTTGAAGCCTTTCAAAAAATAGATGTCCCAGTATTGTTAGTTGGGCAGCAAGATCCACGTTGCTATAGTTTAATCCATAATGATGAAGAAGCTGGGTATGAGCTTGGGAGATATATTATTGGTCAAGGTCACAGAAAAATTGCTTATCTTGGGGTGACAGAAGAAGATATAGCAGTTGGAGTGAAAAGGAAACTTGGATTTAAAAAAGCTATCTCACATGAAAGTGATTGCGAGGTTACCTATTTTGAAACAAGCTTTAATTTAAAAGAAGCAATAAAAAAGTTTCCTGAAATCTATGTAACCTACAAACCTTCGATTATTGTCTGTGCAACTGATAATATTGCTCTTGGTGTATTAAAGGCAGCACAAATGGAAGGATTACATGTACCAGAAGATTTATCGATTACAGGATTTGGCGGCTATGAGGTGACAGAAATAACTCATCCTAGTATAACGACAGCAAAATTTAACTATAAGGAAGCAGGTGTTCTAGCAGCTAAAAATATTGTGAAATTGGTTAATAATGAAGAAATAGAAAAGATTACCGTTTCAAATTTCGACATGATTATTAGAGAGAGTGTTGACAAACTTAACTAGAATTTATATACTATTAATGGAACCGGTTCCACGACCGGTTTATAAATTAATCATGATTGAAACCGGTACCATATATTTTTTATAAAAGAATGGAACCGGTTCCGTAAAACTTATAAGGGTAAGGGGGATAACAATGAACTATTCACAAATTGCAAAACAAATAGTAGATGCAATTGGCGGAAAAGAAAATGTTTCTGCTGCAGCACATTGTGCGACAAGACTTCGTCTCGTTTTAAATGATGAAGAAAAAGTTAATCAAGCAAAGTTAGATGAGATGGATATTGTTAAGGGTACATTCTCAACAGGTGGACAATACCAGATCATTTTAGGAGCCGGAATTGTAAATGAAGTGTACAAGGAGCTGTCAAAGCTTACTGGCATGGGAGAAATGTCCACAAAAGAAGTAAGTAGTGCGGGTTCTAAGAAAATGAATCCTCTCCAGCGTTTTGTAAAGATGCTGTCAGATATTTTTGTGCCAATCATTCCAGCAATTGTAGCTGGTGGTTTATTAATGGGAATTAATAATTTATTAACAGCTCAAGACTTATTTATTGAAGGAATGTCACTTGTTGAGGCAAATCCCGGAATGGCTGATTTAGCAGCACTTATTAATACATTTGCAAATGCGGCTTTTGTTTTTTTACCTATCTTAATTGGATTTTCAGCAACACAACGATTTGGTGGTAACCCTTATTTAGGAGCAACACTTGGGATGTTAATGGTTCACCCCGACTTATTAAATGGCTGGGGATATGGTGAGGCATTAACAAATGGGGAAATACCTGTTTGGAATATTTTTGGATATGAGATTGCAAAGATAGGCTATCAAGGTACAGTTTTACCGGTTTTAGTAGCATCATTTATTTTAGCAAAAATTGAAACCAATTTACGTAAAATAACACCGTCATCATTAGATAATCTATTAACACCGTTATTATCTATTTTTATTACTGGTCTCTTAACATTCACATTAGTAGGACCTATTACTAGAACTGCAGGAAACCTATTATCAGATGGACTTATTTGGTTATACGATACAACTGGCTTCATTGGAGCAGCATTGTTCGGTTTAGCATATGCACCGATTGTTATTACTGGTATGCATCATAGCTTTATTGCAGTTGAAACACAATTACTAGCTGATATTGCAAAAACAGGAGGGTCTTTCATTTTCCCTGTTGCTGCTATGTCAAATGTAGCGCAAGGAGCTGCAACTCTTGCTGTATTATTAATAGCTCGTGATGCAAAAGTAAAAGGTGTAGCGTCAGCAGCAGGTATTTCAGCACTACTAGGTATAACTGAACCAGCTATGTTTGGTGTTAACTTGAAGCTGCGTTATCCATTCATTGCTGCAATAATTGGAGCAGCTGCAGGTTCAGGTTTTATGTCACTGTTTCATGTTAAAGCAATCGCTTTAGGTGCTGCAGGACTACCAGGTGTTATTTCAATTAAACCTGGTACGATCACATTTTATGTGTTAGGTATGCTCATCTCATGTGCAGTTGCTTTTATCGTAACAATTGTATTAGGAAAAAGAGCTGCTAAAAAACAAGGATAATTTAACAATTTAGAGGGGAATCTACATGATTCTCCTGTCTTTATTTCTAAGGTTATGAATACTAAGCATGAGGAGAACGATGAATATGGAATGGACAAGAGAAATGAGATATCGTCGACTTGAAAATGCAAGCAAGGAAGAGATTGAAACAATCACAAAAAAGGTAAAAAACTGCGAGTGGAGACAAAGCTATCATATACAGCCCACAACTGGGTTATTGAATGATCCGAATGGATTTTCTTATTTCAATGGTGAATATCATTTATTTTATCAATGGTTCCCACTTGGCCCAGTTCATGGACTAAAATATTGGTACCATACAAAATCAAAGGACTTGGTTCATTGGGAAAATGTTGGGGTTGCAATAAAGCCAGATCATGATTATGACAGTCATGGTGCCTATTCTGGCAGTGCAATCGAGCATGAAAATCACTTGTATTTAATGTATACAGGGAATACTCGCAATAAGCAGTGGGAGCGCCATCCTTATCAAGTAATGGCTGTTATGAATAAACAGGGGAAGATTATTAAGTCTCAATCTCCAGTTATAGCAGATGTGCCTGAAGGCTATACTGACCATTTTAGAGATCCAAAGATATGGAAATCAGGTGATACATTTTATGTGGTAATCGGTGCTCAAAGGGCGAATTCTACTGGTTGTGCAGTTCTATATAAATCAATCAATTTGTCAGATTGGACTTTTTTAGGTGAAATGAAAACAGATTTGGAGCATTTCGGTTATATGTGGGAGTGTCCTGATTACTTTGAATTAGATGGAAACGGAGTTTTTGTTTTTTCACCACAAGGATTAGAACCAAAGGGTGATCATTTTCAAAATATCTATCAATCAGGTTATCTAGTAGGTGATAAACTAGATTTACAGACCTTATCTTTTTCTCATGGAGAGTTTCATGAACTTGACCGTGGCTTTGATTTTTATGCCCCACAAACGACATTATCCTCAGATGGACGTCGTCTTCTAGTTGGCTGGATGGGCCTTCCGGAAATTGACTATCCAACAGATCGAAATGATTGGGCACATTGCCTAACCCTCCCAAGAGAGTTAAGCGTAAAAAATGGAAAACTTTTTCAGCAGCCTGCAAAGGAATTAAAGAAGCTGCGAAAAGATAAGAGTGAGTTGGAAGCTACCATCACGAATGAAAAACTTAAAGCTTTCAGTGGAAAGAAGTATGAACTAATCTGTGAGGTTCTTGAAAATGATTCAGCCGTATTTGGTATTGAATTCCGTGCAAAAGGTGATGAAAAAACAGTCATTCAGTATGATGCACATGAAAAAAGGGTTATGTTAGACAGAAGTTTGTCTGGACAACCTGTCGGTGAAGCTTTTGGTACAAGACGCCAGTGTTCAATGGAATCAAGAAAAATTAAATTTCATCTATTTGTTGATACATCATCTGTGGAGATTTTTATTAATAATGGTGAGGAAGTATTTACTAGTAGAATTTTCCCGAAAGCAGATAGTAATGAAATTCGTTTTTTTGCAGAAGGTGGGACTGTTACTTTCATTGCTAAAAAATGGGATATCTAAAAAAGAGGTGAAAAATTGTGGCTAGATTATTTTCAATAGGAGAAGTGCTAATCGATTTTATTCCTGCACAAAAAGGAAAAGCATTAAAAGATGTCTTTTCATTTGAGCGAGCACCAGGAGGGGCACCTGCAAATGTAGTAGCAGCTGTTGCGAAATTTGGCGGGAATGCTTCAATGATTACAAAACTTGGATCTGATGCATTTGGTGACTTCCTCATTGATACACTAAATGAAGTTGGCGTAAATACGAATTATGTATACAGAACAAATGAAGCTAATACAGCATTAGCATTTGTTTCGTTAAAAGAAGATGGAGAAAGAGATTTTTCTTTTTATCGCAATCCATCAGCGGACTTACTATTGTCAGAGGAAGAGATTGGTGAGAACTGGTTTAATGAAGGAGATATCCTTCATTTCTGTTCGGTCGATTTAGTTGAAAGTCCTATGAAGCAAGCTCACGCTAAAGCTATCCGTTCGGCAAAGGAAAAGGGTGCGATCATTAGTTTTGATCCAAATGTTCGCTTACCGTTATGGAAAGACCCGCAAGATTGTAGAAAAACGATTCTTCAGTTTATTCCAGAAGCACATCTCGTAAAAATTTCTGATGAAGAATTAGAATTTATTACAGGAATAGCGAATGAGAATGAAGCGATTCACTCATTATTTGTTGGTGACGTAAAAGCAGTCATTTATACGAGAGGTTCACAAGGGGCCGATCTCTATGTGAATGGAAAATGCTACAGTTCATCTGGCTTTGGCGTTACTGTTGAGGATACAACAGGTGCAGGTGATGCATTCATCGGAGGATTTTTATTTAAATTATTAGAGAAAAATGCATCTGTCCCTCAATTAATGAAGACTTTACAGGAAGAAAATCAGGAAATACTATCATTTGCAAATGCAAGTGGTGCTTTAACAACAACAGGAAAAGGGGCTATTTCAGCATTACCGACAAAGGAAGATATTTATCAACTAATTAAGAAAAATAGTAACTAACAGATTTTTAATAAACCATTGATAAACGAAAAAGAGGCTGATATGTGCAGGGCATGATTGACAGCCTCTTTATTCGTTATTTTCTGTTGTCAGATGATTTTTTCAAAGATTTCGTTGTATTTTGCTTATTAGAAATTGAATCAGATGAACGAATTGTCTTAGCTGGTAAATTATTATTAGGTGCTGCTTGTTCATTCCAATCAGCCATTTTAGAGATCACCTCACACATGTAAAGTAAGATATTTACTTATTCTTCAACTTCATTTCCTCGCATTAGTTTTTCAAATGGAGCCATAGTTGGATCTTGTTTGTTTTGCAGATGAAAAGGATTCTTTTCTTGGGCAAACTCAGGATCTGCATTTAATTTAATGCCAATTTGAGATCCAGCTGTTGCTAATGAATCGTTTATGATTGATTCTTTTTCTCCATCAGGATGAGGAGTTATTACTGAATGTTGATTTCTTCTATCCATGTTATCATCTCCTTTTTTACCATATTCTTAACATCTCTCGTTGAAGAAGAACTATTCCTATAAAAGAATAAAGAGGATTTTGTTGTTTTTAAAACGAAAACTAAACTATTTAATGTTGATTGGAGCAGATTGCGAGACAGGTGAGACCCCGCAGGCGTTTACGCCGAGGAGGATCACCGCCCGCCCCGCTAAAAAGCGAGCATCTCTCGCTGCAATCAACCACACCGCATTACTTGGTAAATAGCAATAAAGTATGCGAAAACAGCCTTAATAAAAGAAGGATAGAAGCTAGAGGAACTTGGAATAGTAAGAACACATCCATCTTAATAAACAAGCCAATTGATTGCAAAATACTCGGCAAACCACATAAAAAAAGAACAATCATAAATGATTGTTCTTTTAATCTAAAATAATAATCTTCACCGTTTTACGGCCCCATTGTCTAGCCTTTGCGCTGTTTGGCATTAATACATCAATTTTATGTCCAATGATGGCACCGCCTGTATCGCCAGCAATTGCAACACCGTAACCTTCTACCCATACTTTGGATCCGAGAGGAATAACACCAGGATCAACAGCAATGAGCTTCATATTTGGATTTTTTTTGATATTGTATCCAAGATAGGTGAGGTCACTTTGTGTATCTTCGTGACTATAGGCTGTTGCTGCTACATACAGTTCTTTACCAGATTTAGAAGTTGAAGCTTGTCCTGATGAAGATGCAGATGGTTTTTTTGCTGTTGAAGGTGGAGCAGAAACCGTTTGTACGACTTTTGCTTGTTCTTTAGCTTTTTTAGCTTTAGCTAATTCCACAGCTCTAGCTTTTGCTGCAGCTTCTTCTTTTTGTATTTGAGTTTGAATTGTTTTAATTTGTGATTGTATATTGTTTTTATCCTGTTCAGCAAGGTCGATTTCGTTTGCTATCTTAGTATATTTATCCTGCATTGCAACTAATGCAGCGTTTCTTTTTGAAAAATTCTCTTCAAGCTTTGCCTTTTTTTCTTCGATTTCAGCCTGTTGACTAATGAGGAGCTGTTCTTGTCGATCGATTTCTTTTTTATCTTCCTCAATTTGCTTTAGGTCAGCTTCTTGTTCATCTAAAATATTTTGATCCGCATTTAAAAGTGTCGCAACTGCGCCAACCCGTTCAAAGAAATTTCCTAAGCTTTCAGAGTTTACGAGAGTTTCAATGACAATAGATGTATGATCGCTATGCTGAAGAGCGACTAATCTTTTTTGCATAATGTCTTCACGCGCATACACCTTGTCCTGTAGAAGGACAATTTCTTCTTTCTTCTGTTCGATGATTTGCTGAATTTCATCAATTTTACCTTCAACTTGAGCTAAGCTTTGTTGGTTTTGAGAAATATCATTCTCTAAAATTTGTAAATTTTCTTGAATACTTTTCACTTCTTCATGAACAGCTTGCTGTTCTTTTTCCTTTTGAAGAATGGTTTGTTGATTCTGCTCTAGCTGTTCCTCCGCACTATGTAAAGTGTCTTTAGTTGATGCTGCATTTGCCACATTAGTAAAAGGTAATAATAATAGAAGGATACAAAGTGTGGCAATTGTTCGCTTTAAAGCCCGCATAAAGCAACCCCTTTCTCGTATATAGTTATAACATAGAAAGGGGCTGTTTTAGGTTACAATTAGATTAAATATTCATCCAATTTATTCCTGTTATTCTATTTATTCTCTTTTTGCCACATAACTAGCATGTGATCGGTTGGTAATAGAAATGCTAGAATTCCCACTATAGGTAATAAGGCAACCGTTATCATCGTAGGTGTTAATCCAACAAAATCGATCATCGCACCTAATGCAATTGATCCGATTGCACCCATTCCAAAAGCAAGACCTACAGTTAAACCTGACATTGTACCAATTTTTCCAGGAACGAGTTCTTGGGCATAAACAACGGTAACAGAAAAGCTAGACATTAAGACGAATCCGATCAAAGCTAACAAAATAATTGATACGGTAGCATTAACAAAAGGCAAAATAATTGTGAGTGGTACTGCTGAAAGCAACGAAATAATGATAATATTCCGTTTACCATATTTATCAGCTAAAGGTCCCCCAAAGAATGTACCGACAGCGCCCATTAGTAAGAAAATAAAAATATATACTTGTGATTGAGCAATTGTTAAATGATATTTATCGATTGCATAAAACGTATAGAAGTTTGAAATGGCACTCACATACCAGGAGCGTGCAAAAATAAGGAAAATAATAATGATTAGTGCTGTAATAATCGATTTGGATATAGCCTCGTTTTTCACTTTCGGTTCGGTTTTTGGTTTACTAGCAGTATTAGTAATAGATAAACGTCTAGAATACCAGATAGCAATATACGTTAATAATCCAACTGCGATTGCCGCTACAATCGTAAACCAAATTGCACCAAACTGACCAAGCGGTACTAAAATTAAAGCTGTAATGAGCGGGGCAAGCGCTTGACCGCTGTTACCACCAACTTGATAAATCGATTGTGCCAATCCACGCCGTTTTCCCGCTGCCATATAAGCAACCCTTGATCCTTCTGGATGAAAAATCGCAGATCCTAATCCGATAAAAATGACAGATAGAAGGATGGTTAAAAACGATGGTGCAAAGGCTAAACCAAGAATTCCGAGCAAACTGCTCGTTAATCCAATTGGTAAAGCGTATGGCATTGGTTTTTTATCGGCATAAAAGCCAACAACAGGCTGCATTACTGACGAAACCATATTTAAGGCAAATGCGATCAACCCGAGTTGAGTAAAGCTTAGACCCATCGAACCTTCTAAAATTGGGAACATCGCAGGAATAATGGCTTGGATACTATCATTTAAAAGATGACAAAGACTAATAATAAATAAAATATTGTAAACGGTCTTTGTCTCCTGTTGTGTTTTCACAGGTTGTTTTGTTATTGAAGCTATAGACATATTACTCCTTCTTCCTCGTGAATTTATTTTTCCATCTCACTAATTTCCCCAATAATCATATTATTGTAAATACAAGGAAAAAATTCAAGAGGATAAGAGAATAGTAAATGAGGATTAACGAAAAGTAACTGCTGGTTTATCTGATTTTATTGTTTGTTTTAGATTTATATAAACGAAATCATCAACATGAAAAGGATCATATTGAGAATCCTCATGAATGGTGATTAGCTCTGGACCAATATCAACTGTATAATGAATTTCTTTCCCTTGATATTGAACATTTTTAATCGTTCCTTCAATGCCTTCTCCTGTATATGATAGTGAAAATTGCTCTGGTCTAATCGGACAAAGATCTTTTTTCCTTAAATCTGCTGACACATCCAATTTAGCCCAATGTGAATGAATGTTCTTGTAAGAGGGCTTAAAGGTAGTGGCATCCACCCATTCACCATGAATCAAATTTGCTTTACCTACAAATGTTGCAACAAACTCGGTATTTGGCTTGTCATAAATTTCTCGAGGGGTACCAACTTGTTGAATTTGTCCATTGTTCATGACAACAATTCTGTCTGCCAATGCAAGTGCTTCATCTTGATCATGTGTTACATAAACAATGGATGCTCTTGTCACTTTATGAAGACTTTGTATTTCACGTCTCATTTCCATTCTTAATTCTGCATCTAAACTGCTTAAAGGTTCATCCATAAGTAATAACGCAGGTTTTGGAGCAATTGCCCTTGCTAGAGCAACTCGCTGTTTTTGTCCCCCTGATAATTCATGTGGCATTCTCTCTGCAAAGCTTTGAAGTTCTACAATGTTTAAAACCTCTTTAAGCCTATTTTCAATATTTATTTTAAGATCATCTTGTAAAAATCGATGATGAAGCAGTGGAAACCTAATATGATCTTTTACATTCATATGCGGCCATAATGCAAATGATTGAAAAACCATACCGATATTTCTTTTTTCAGGTGGTGTTGATTGGTTTTTCTCACTAACTAGTTGATGATCAATAAAAATCTCACCCTCTGATGGTGTATCAAATCCAGCTAATAGTTTAAGCAAAGTCGTTTTTCCACAACCTGAAGGGCCTAGAATGGCAATGAATTCTCCAGTTTTAATTGATAAGGTAATGGATTTTAATGCATGTGTTGATCCGAAAAATTTGCTAACATTTTTAATTTCTGTCGTCATTAGGTAACACCTTTCTTTCCCAATACTTTTGAAATAGAAAAATAATTATAAATCCAATTAGGATAAGCAATACGATGATCGTTGAAAAAGCAGTTGAATATGTTGTATTTCCAGCTTGTTCAAAATTAAAAATGACAAGACCAATTGTTTCCGAGCCGCTAGACCAGAGTAGAGAAGAGACAGTTAATTCAGTTAGGGCAGTTAAGAAAACAAGAAAAGCTCCGCTTAATAAGCCTGGTAAGATAAGTGGAATCAAAATTTTTCGCCATTTGTAATAGGGAGAAGCCCCGCTTGTTCTGGCAGCATCCTCCATTGAACCATCTATTTGTAAGAGAGAGGTTACACTCCCTCTAATTTGCAGAATTAGAAATCTGGTGATATATGCGATATAAAGGATAAAAATTGATCCATATATGCCTGGGTTCCAACCGGGAATAGGTTCTAACCATGTAAAGATCATGGCAAGTGCTAAAACTGTACCAGGAAGTGCATATGGAAGTCCGACCATAACTTCTATCGATTTATTTAATAAAGATGGTTTTCTAACACGTATATAAGCAATATATGTCCCAACAAATAGTCCTATCAATGTCACAATAAATGCAAGTTGTAAACTATTTTGAATAGCTCCTTGCACCTTCGAGCTAGAGAATAAAATAAATTCGTAATGTTTAAAGCTAATATTTTGCAAGTTGAAATCCAATCCGTATGCCTTTATTAAGGATGTGGAAGCCATGGATAGAAGAGGAACTAGACTCGTCACAATTAAGAAGGTCCATAACAATGTTTCTATTATTAACCTCATTCTTCCAGGTAATATCACGCGTGGTTCTTTGTCTACTCTAGAAGTTTCAATTTGTTTAGATCGCCGAAGCAGCAACCATTGAAAAAAGGTACCGATGATAGCGAATATCCCTAAAATGACGGATAATGCCGCACCTTTTGCAAAAGCAGAAGGCCCGAATCCAATAATTTGTTCATAAATATATGTACTTAAAACACGAATATTAGCTGGTATTCCTAAAAAAGCTGGAATGCCAAAGTTATCAAGGCTTGCTAAAAATGCTAAGAGCCCACCGCTTGCAATTCCTGGGAGAGCTAGAGGTATTGTTATTTTTCTAAGTGAAATATATTTAGATCCACCAGATACTTTTGCTGCCATCTCTAGTTCTCTTGGTATTTTTCTTAGTACACTACCAGATAATAAGTAAACTAATGGATAATGAGAAATTCCCATTACTAAAATAATGCCTGTTAAACTATATAAATTCATAGGCTGTATATGACCTGGCAGAATGTTTAATAGTTTAGCAACAGGACCATTAACCCCCATAAATTGTGTCCAAGCAAGTGTTGTAATATAAGATGGAATAACGAAAGGTAAAAAAATAAATAGATTCAACAGTTTTTTATGACGTACATTTGTATATGCTACTATCCAGGCAGTTAGCAGGCCGAGAAAGACAGAAATAATTGTAGAGCCAGTAACAATGATGATTGTATTGTAGATTGTCTTCCAGGTTACAGGGTTTTTTAATACCTCAACATAATGGCTGAGGCTTAAGCCGTTTTCAGAGCTAAGGCTTAACAAAACTAGTCTAATAATCGGTATGAAAAAGACGAGGAAAACTAAGAAGAATACAAATATCTTAAAAAAAGAAGGGGAATACTTTGTGAAAAGATTCCCCGAAGTGATTGCGGATCTTGCCATGTTTGACGCCTCATTTCTTATCTATTTATCTCCGAATAAGTTGCTGAATTCTTCCTTATCAGATTCACGTGCCTCATATAATTCGGATAAATCAGCTTCTAAAACATTCATTTCCTCAATGGTTTTTAGTCCTTCAGGAGCATCAATTCCGTTGCGGATTGGTGTGTAGCCTATTTCTGCTGCAAGCTGTTGACCTTCCTCAGAAAGAACAAAATCTACAAAAGCTTTAGCTGCAGCTTCGTTTTTTGTATTTTTCATGATTGCGATTGGTTCAGTGATGACTGGAACACCTTCTTTTGGATAAATAAGATCGATTGGTGAACCATCTGCTTTAGCACGAGCAACAAGATAATCAACAATCATGCCATAAGATTTTTCACCTGCAGCAACTGCTTGTTGAACAGCACCATTTCCTTCTGTGATCATCACTTCGTTTTTCTTTAAGCCTTCATAGAAATCCCAATTGAATTCGCCATTTCTTGTGAAAACACCTAGGTTATAGGCAGCGGCACCAGAATATAAGGGACTTGGCATAACAGCTTGTCCTTTAGCAGCTTCTGAAGCTAACACATTCCAAGAGTCAGGTAATTCTTTTACCTTTTCTGTATTTACAGCTAAAACTGTAGCCATAACCTTTGTTCCTGTATACATTCCGTCTTTATCTACAAACGATTCAGGAATTTCATTTGCTTCTTCTGATTTGTAGGATAATAATAAGTCCTCATTTTTTAAATTCTCGTATGTTACGGCATCTGCTACTAGCAAAACATCTGCTTGTACTTCACCTGCTTTATTTTCTGCAAGGATTTTACTCACAACTTCTTCAGTTCCAGAACGGAAAATCTCGATTTTTACATCTGGATATTTCTCAGTGAATGAATCTACGAGCTTTTGCGCATCTTCGTCAGGCTGTGATGTATAAAAAGAAAGATTTCCTTCTATTGTTGTTTGTTCTTCCGATTCATTTTCATTATTCGCTGTTCCAGTTGTTTCTGTATTACTACTGCATGCTGCTAATAGTAAAAGAATGAACATAAACGTTAATGTTTTTTTGATTATTTTCATTTTGACCTCCTGTATTAATTCATTGGTTTCTCTTTTTATTCACGTGTGAAAATTGAATAGCTTATGTAGTTCTCGCCATTTCACCTCCTGTAGTATAAGTCTAGTAATTCATTATTAAGAGTGGTTAAACAAAAGGTTTTTATTTTGTTAAGTATGTGTAAATATGAAAAATCGTAAGATGTGGAGATTTATAGAGAAAATAAAAGACTGTCTTTTAGTGGTGATAAAAGAAAGTCTTTTAGGTTAATCGTTTGTGATTAACTATTGCTTTGTATAAACATCGCATAGGGAGTGATAGAACAATTTAGGGAGAGTCGAGCTTCTGAAATGGCCATACTTAATGTAGCAATCGTTGCAAATTTTTAATAATCCAAGGAAGTTTATCATAAAGATAATGAAGAAAGTATTATACCTTGTACATAGTCTCATTCTTTGGTGTGATCACCTATTTCTGGTAAACTATTAAAAACGCTTCCATTCTTTTTTTTGTAAATGCTTGGTTATATGTAATTACTAGCTTGGAGGACAGATATGCTAAAGTTTCGCTCATTTCTTAAGCCCTATCGATTTCCGATGTCGATTGCATTACTATTGATGCTCATTGAATTGGCGGTAGAACTTATTCATCCACTTTTAATGGCTAAAATTATTGATGAAGGAATACTTAAAGAAGACCTTTCTGTTGTTATGCAATGGGGAGGGATTATGGTAGGAATTTCACTTTTAGCATTTGCTTCAGGGATGGTCAACTCATTTTATGCAGCCCATGTTAGTCAAAGTTTTGGTTTTGATATTAGAAAGCAGATTTTTATTAAGGTGCAATCTTTCTCATTTGAAAATTTAAGTCGATTTCCT from Metabacillus sediminilitoris carries:
- a CDS encoding ABC transporter permease; this translates as MARSAITSGNLFTKYSPSFFKIFVFFLVFLVFFIPIIRLVLLSLSSENGLSLSHYVEVLKNPVTWKTIYNTIIIVTGSTIISVFLGLLTAWIVAYTNVRHKKLLNLFIFLPFVIPSYITTLAWTQFMGVNGPVAKLLNILPGHIQPMNLYSLTGIILVMGISHYPLVYLLSGSVLRKIPRELEMAAKVSGGSKYISLRKITIPLALPGIASGGLLAFLASLDNFGIPAFLGIPANIRVLSTYIYEQIIGFGPSAFAKGAALSVILGIFAIIGTFFQWLLLRRSKQIETSRVDKEPRVILPGRMRLIIETLLWTFLIVTSLVPLLSMASTSLIKAYGLDFNLQNISFKHYEFILFSSSKVQGAIQNSLQLAFIVTLIGLFVGTYIAYIRVRKPSLLNKSIEVMVGLPYALPGTVLALAMIFTWLEPIPGWNPGIYGSIFILYIAYITRFLILQIRGSVTSLLQIDGSMEDAARTSGASPYYKWRKILIPLILPGLLSGAFLVFLTALTELTVSSLLWSSGSETIGLVIFNFEQAGNTTYSTAFSTIIVLLILIGFIIIFLFQKYWERKVLPNDDRN
- a CDS encoding ABC transporter substrate-binding protein codes for the protein MKIIKKTLTFMFILLLLAACSSNTETTGTANNENESEEQTTIEGNLSFYTSQPDEDAQKLVDSFTEKYPDVKIEIFRSGTEEVVSKILAENKAGEVQADVLLVADAVTYENLKNEDLLLSYKSEEANEIPESFVDKDGMYTGTKVMATVLAVNTEKVKELPDSWNVLASEAAKGQAVMPSPLYSGAAAYNLGVFTRNGEFNWDFYEGLKKNEVMITEGNGAVQQAVAAGEKSYGMIVDYLVARAKADGSPIDLIYPKEGVPVITEPIAIMKNTKNEAAAKAFVDFVLSEEGQQLAAEIGYTPIRNGIDAPEGLKTIEEMNVLEADLSELYEARESDKEEFSNLFGDK
- a CDS encoding ABC transporter ATP-binding protein encodes the protein MTTEIKNVSKFFGSTHALKSITLSIKTGEFIAILGPSGCGKTTLLKLLAGFDTPSEGEIFIDHQLVSEKNQSTPPEKRNIGMVFQSFALWPHMNVKDHIRFPLLHHRFLQDDLKINIENRLKEVLNIVELQSFAERMPHELSGGQKQRVALARAIAPKPALLLMDEPLSSLDAELRMEMRREIQSLHKVTRASIVYVTHDQDEALALADRIVVMNNGQIQQVGTPREIYDKPNTEFVATFVGKANLIHGEWVDATTFKPSYKNIHSHWAKLDVSADLRKKDLCPIRPEQFSLSYTGEGIEGTIKNVQYQGKEIHYTVDIGPELITIHEDSQYDPFHVDDFVYINLKQTIKSDKPAVTFR